The proteins below are encoded in one region of Methanobacterium aggregans:
- the pyrF gene encoding orotidine-5'-phosphate decarboxylase: protein MEVKNRIILALDVKTMEKAFEVADAVSDYIDTIKIGYPLALAEGLDSISRIKEEFGSKIIADFKVADIPETNSKIADLTFESGADAIIVHGFVGADSVKACMESADEHGGEVFLLTEMSHPGASAFLQPAAERIAEMGVELGIENYVAPATKINRLETIRNMVGRDAFIISPGVGAQGGEASSTLDFADAAIVGRSIYLSQDPENAVKTLINGIKL from the coding sequence ATGGAAGTTAAAAACAGGATAATACTGGCCCTTGACGTTAAAACCATGGAAAAGGCCTTTGAAGTAGCAGATGCAGTTTCAGATTACATAGACACCATAAAAATCGGATACCCACTTGCACTTGCAGAGGGCCTTGACTCAATATCCAGGATCAAGGAGGAGTTCGGCTCAAAGATCATAGCAGACTTCAAGGTTGCAGACATCCCTGAGACCAACAGTAAAATAGCAGATCTCACCTTTGAATCTGGAGCTGATGCGATCATAGTACATGGATTCGTTGGGGCGGACAGTGTGAAGGCCTGCATGGAATCTGCAGATGAACATGGAGGTGAGGTTTTCTTACTCACGGAAATGTCACATCCTGGAGCTTCAGCATTTCTACAGCCTGCAGCTGAGCGCATTGCAGAGATGGGTGTTGAACTTGGCATTGAAAACTACGTTGCACCTGCAACCAAGATCAACCGCCTTGAAACCATCAGAAACATGGTTGGTAGGGATGCATTCATAATATCTCCGGGAGTTGGAGCGCAGGGTGGAGAAGCATCCAGTACACTGGATTTTGCTGATGCTGCAATAGTTGGAAGATCAATCTACCTTTCTCAGGACCCTGAAAATGCTGTTAAGACCCTTATAAATGGAATCAAACTTTGA